Proteins co-encoded in one Bacteroidales bacterium genomic window:
- a CDS encoding chorismate synthase, translating to MNTFGTAFRISIFGESHGINVGVTIDGCPAGIPLTFNDFTDDFNRRRSGGKGTTPRKETDLPRIISGVFNDFTTGAPLTIIFDNNNTRSRDYTQLRETPRPGHADFVAMKKFGGYEDYRGGGHFSGRLTLGLVAAGVIAKKLIEPVQVEAKILEVGGMTDIEKAIDLAVEKKDSIGGIIECAASNMPVALGEPFFDSIEAVLSHIIFSIPAIKGVEFGSGFSAARMWGSEHNDKLISPDGKTSTNHAGGINGGISNGNDLVFRVAVKPTSSTHQVQRTVNIKTGEMIDLEIEGRHDTCIALRVPVVVEAATAIVLADFMLQEQRVGRRVRSKE from the coding sequence ATGAATACTTTTGGAACGGCTTTCAGAATTAGCATATTCGGTGAATCTCACGGCATAAATGTAGGTGTAACCATTGACGGCTGTCCTGCCGGTATACCACTTACTTTCAATGATTTTACTGATGATTTTAACCGACGCAGAAGTGGTGGCAAGGGTACAACACCTCGGAAGGAAACCGATCTGCCACGTATTATTTCAGGCGTGTTTAATGATTTTACAACAGGTGCCCCATTGACTATTATTTTCGATAACAATAATACGCGTTCACGCGATTATACCCAGCTCAGAGAGACACCCCGCCCCGGCCACGCCGATTTTGTGGCAATGAAAAAGTTTGGCGGATATGAAGATTACAGGGGTGGAGGTCATTTCTCAGGCCGGCTGACTCTTGGACTGGTTGCAGCCGGTGTTATTGCCAAAAAATTAATTGAACCGGTACAGGTGGAGGCAAAAATACTCGAGGTTGGTGGTATGACCGATATCGAAAAAGCAATTGACCTTGCTGTTGAGAAAAAAGATTCCATCGGAGGAATCATAGAATGTGCAGCCTCTAATATGCCTGTAGCCCTCGGAGAGCCTTTTTTTGATTCAATTGAAGCCGTTCTGAGCCATATAATATTTTCAATTCCCGCCATAAAAGGTGTTGAATTTGGTTCGGGGTTTTCTGCTGCCCGGATGTGGGGAAGCGAACATAACGACAAACTGATATCACCGGATGGCAAAACATCGACTAACCATGCCGGAGGAATAAACGGAGGAATTTCAAACGGCAATGATCTTGTTTTCAGGGTGGCCGTTAAACCTACATCCAGCACACACCAGGTGCAAAGAACAGTTAATATTAAAACAGGAGAAATGATTGATCTCGAAATCGAAGGAAGACACGATACCTGCATAGCACTCCGCGTGCCCGTGGTGGTTGAAGCCGCAACTGCCATTGTCCTTGCGGATTTCATGCTGCAGGAACAGAGGGTGGGAAGAAGAGTAAGGAGTAAGGAGTAA
- a CDS encoding prephenate dehydrogenase/arogenate dehydrogenase family protein — translation MKILVLGAGKMGSWLIESLCLDYEVAAFDNDLSRLKYFFNTVKLVSYEEIREFNPDLVINAVNLQLTVPVFREVLPYLSKDCILADITSVKNGLRKFYPETGRRFVSTHPMFGPTFANLRDLSGQSAIIIGESDSEGKAFFRNFFESFNLRIFEYTFLEHDETIAYSLSIPFASTMVFAACMKKQEAPGTTFRKHFEIAKGLFSEDDFLLSEVLFSPFTLEQLEKISDRLDYLRDIVKEKDEIKLREFLNQLRRNIH, via the coding sequence ATGAAAATTCTCGTTCTTGGTGCAGGTAAGATGGGTTCATGGCTTATTGAATCTCTTTGCCTGGATTATGAAGTGGCTGCTTTTGACAATGACCTGTCGCGTTTAAAATACTTTTTCAACACAGTTAAGCTAGTTTCTTATGAAGAAATCAGAGAATTTAACCCTGATCTTGTGATCAACGCCGTAAACCTTCAGCTTACGGTTCCGGTGTTCAGGGAGGTTCTGCCCTACCTCAGTAAAGATTGTATCCTTGCAGATATCACATCGGTAAAAAACGGGTTAAGGAAATTCTACCCGGAAACAGGAAGAAGATTTGTTTCCACTCACCCGATGTTCGGTCCTACTTTCGCAAATCTGAGAGATCTTTCAGGACAAAGTGCCATCATAATAGGCGAATCGGATAGTGAAGGAAAGGCTTTTTTCAGGAATTTCTTTGAATCGTTTAATCTGCGGATATTTGAATATACTTTTCTTGAGCATGATGAGACGATAGCCTATTCCCTTTCGATTCCATTCGCTTCAACAATGGTATTTGCCGCCTGCATGAAAAAACAGGAGGCGCCGGGAACTACATTCAGAAAGCATTTTGAAATTGCCAAAGGACTTTTCTCAGAAGATGATTTTCTTTTGTCAGAAGTTCTTTTCAGTCCTTTTACTCTTGAACAACTTGAAAAAATTAGCGACAGGCTTGATTATCTCCGCGACATTGTTAAGGAAAAGGATGAAATCAAATTGAGAGAGTTTTTAAATCAACTCAGGAGGAATATACATTAA
- a CDS encoding type I 3-dehydroquinate dehydratase, with translation MICASIIEKDVEKCLEAVGKVEVAEIRIDLTGFTIEEIKKVFSVRKKIIATCRPGKIKDQSRLELLKTAIEAGATYVDIEFESSDIYRNEIIDFAHHHQCDVIISYHNYDRTPELDELEKIVEKCYAMGADLAKVATHINVNRDNSKILSLYKAPGRLVAIGMGDLGRISRIVAPFLGAEFTYASLNDGSATAPGQISYEKLNQFILEIQQI, from the coding sequence ATGATTTGTGCGAGCATTATTGAAAAGGATGTCGAAAAATGCCTTGAGGCTGTCGGTAAAGTAGAGGTTGCTGAGATCAGGATCGATCTCACTGGCTTTACTATCGAAGAAATAAAAAAGGTCTTCTCAGTCCGTAAAAAAATCATTGCCACCTGCCGTCCCGGAAAAATAAAGGATCAAAGCCGCCTGGAACTTCTTAAAACAGCCATTGAAGCAGGCGCCACCTACGTGGATATTGAATTTGAATCATCTGATATCTACAGGAACGAGATTATCGATTTCGCTCACCATCACCAGTGTGATGTAATCATATCCTATCATAATTATGACAGGACACCCGAGTTGGATGAACTTGAGAAAATTGTTGAAAAATGTTATGCCATGGGAGCAGACCTGGCCAAAGTAGCCACACATATCAACGTGAACAGGGACAATTCAAAAATTTTATCTCTTTACAAAGCTCCGGGTCGGCTGGTTGCAATAGGTATGGGCGATCTGGGCAGGATCAGCCGTATAGTGGCGCCTTTCCTGGGTGCCGAGTTCACATATGCTTCTTTAAATGACGGTTCAGCAACTGCCCCGGGTCAAATAAGCTATGAAAAACTGAACCAGTTCATCCTTGAGATACAGCAAATCTGA